A DNA window from Staphylococcus warneri contains the following coding sequences:
- a CDS encoding CHAP domain-containing protein yields the protein MKKSIFWMLFITIGLTLAAIFDGLNNQDMTEPKNHLLEFNPMKYNTYQKGQCTYYVFDKVREDHHQIANSWHDAKDWAKNAKKDQYKVNQHPKEGAILQTTEGKYGHVAYIEKVNDDQSLYVSEMNFKKPYEISNRTIPANDVDQYQYIHPKENQHIS from the coding sequence GTGAAGAAAAGTATTTTTTGGATGTTATTTATAACGATAGGTCTAACGCTAGCAGCAATTTTTGATGGTTTAAATAATCAAGATATGACTGAACCTAAAAATCATTTATTAGAGTTTAATCCGATGAAATATAATACGTATCAAAAAGGACAATGCACTTATTATGTGTTCGATAAAGTGAGAGAAGACCATCATCAAATTGCAAATTCTTGGCATGACGCTAAAGATTGGGCGAAAAATGCTAAAAAAGATCAATATAAAGTCAATCAACATCCTAAAGAAGGTGCGATTCTACAGACAACTGAAGGAAAATATGGTCATGTAGCCTACATTGAAAAAGTGAACGATGATCAATCATTGTACGTTTCAGAAATGAATTTTAAAAAGCCGTATGAAATATCAAATAGAACAATACCAGCGAATGACGTTGATCAATATCAATATATTCATCCTAAAGAGAATCAACATATATCGTAA
- a CDS encoding uracil-xanthine permease family protein, with product MENEQMFERTVQPVLDVKDKPKPAQWAFLSLQHLFAMFGSTVLVPFLTGLPISAALLASGIGTLLYILITKAKIPAYLGSSFAFITPIITGLSTHSLGDMLVALFMSGLMYVIIGILIRFSGTGWLMHLLPPVVVGPVIMVIGLSLAPTAVNMAMYENSADMKGYNLSYLLVALITLIVTIVVQGFFKGFLSLIPVLIGIIVGYIVSIFMGLVKFAPIAKAKWLAFPDIYLPFKDYVPSFHLGLVLVMIPVVFVTVSEHIGHQMVINKIVGKNFFKDPGLDKSIIGDGVSTMVASIIGGPPSTTYGENIGVLAITKIYSIYVIGGAAVIAIVLAFIGKFTALISSIPTPVMGGVSILLFGIIAASGLRMIVESNVDFANNRNLVIASVILVVGIGNLLINLKGIGVNLQLEGMALSALSGIILNLILPKK from the coding sequence ATGGAAAATGAACAAATGTTTGAAAGAACGGTACAACCAGTATTAGATGTTAAAGATAAACCAAAACCAGCACAGTGGGCGTTTTTAAGCTTACAACATTTATTTGCGATGTTTGGATCGACGGTACTTGTACCATTTTTAACAGGACTGCCTATTTCAGCAGCATTACTTGCATCAGGAATTGGAACATTGTTATACATACTCATTACTAAAGCTAAAATACCAGCATATTTGGGCTCTAGTTTTGCTTTCATCACACCAATCATTACAGGATTAAGTACGCATAGTTTAGGAGACATGTTAGTCGCGCTCTTCATGAGTGGTTTAATGTACGTCATTATTGGTATCTTAATTCGTTTTAGTGGTACAGGTTGGTTAATGCACTTACTTCCACCAGTTGTAGTTGGACCTGTAATAATGGTTATTGGATTAAGTCTTGCGCCAACTGCAGTTAACATGGCAATGTACGAAAACTCTGCGGATATGAAAGGTTATAACTTAAGTTATTTACTAGTGGCATTAATCACACTCATAGTAACAATCGTTGTGCAAGGATTCTTCAAAGGATTCTTATCATTAATTCCTGTATTAATAGGAATCATTGTCGGTTATATCGTTTCTATCTTTATGGGATTGGTCAAATTTGCACCGATTGCAAAAGCAAAATGGTTAGCATTTCCAGATATTTACTTACCATTTAAAGATTATGTACCTTCCTTCCATTTAGGTTTGGTGCTAGTCATGATTCCAGTCGTGTTTGTAACTGTCAGTGAGCATATTGGACACCAAATGGTAATCAACAAAATTGTAGGTAAAAACTTCTTTAAAGATCCAGGTCTAGATAAATCAATCATTGGTGACGGTGTGTCAACGATGGTTGCAAGTATCATAGGTGGACCACCAAGCACAACTTATGGTGAAAACATTGGTGTATTAGCGATTACGAAAATTTATAGTATTTATGTGATTGGTGGTGCTGCAGTCATCGCAATCGTACTTGCATTCATTGGTAAATTTACAGCACTTATTTCTTCTATACCAACACCGGTTATGGGTGGTGTGTCCATACTATTATTTGGCATTATCGCAGCAAGTGGTTTGAGAATGATTGTAGAAAGCAATGTTGATTTTGCTAACAATAGAAACTTAGTTATAGCATCAGTCATCTTAGTCGTTGGTATTGGAAATTTATTAATCAATTTAAAAGGCATCGGCGTTAACTTACAACTTGAAGGAATGGCATTATCAGCTTTATCAGGCATTATCTTAAATTTAATCTTACCTAAAAAATAG
- a CDS encoding dihydroorotase, producing MKLIKNGKIIKNGKLKNTDILIDGKRIKTISSKIDSSSENIEVIDAKGNLIAPGFVDVHVHLREPGGEHKETIETGTKAAARGGFTTICPMPNTRPVPDSMENVRALREKIKDSAQIRVLPYASITTRQAGKELVDFQALADEGVFAFTDDGVGVQQASMMYAAMKQAAKVKKPIVAHCEDNSLIYGGAMHKGKRSEELGIPGIPNVCESVQIARDVLLAEATGCHYHVCHVSTKESVRVIRDAKKAGIHVTAEVTPHHLLLTENDVPGDDANYKMNPPLRSTEDRDALLEGLLDGTIDCIATDHAPHAKEEKEQPMTKAPFGIVGSETAFPLLYTHFVRNGNWSLKQLIDYLTIKPATIFNLNYGKLHKDSYADITIIDLENEKEIRSEDFLSKADNTPFIGEKVYGHPVLTMVKGEVVFKEEK from the coding sequence ATGAAACTAATTAAGAACGGTAAAATTATTAAAAATGGAAAATTAAAAAATACGGATATTCTAATTGACGGTAAAAGAATTAAAACAATTAGTAGTAAAATTGATTCTTCATCCGAAAATATTGAAGTTATAGATGCTAAAGGAAATTTAATAGCACCAGGATTTGTAGATGTACATGTACATTTACGTGAACCAGGTGGAGAACATAAAGAAACAATTGAAACAGGTACGAAAGCGGCTGCAAGAGGTGGTTTTACAACTATCTGTCCAATGCCAAATACTAGACCAGTTCCAGATTCAATGGAAAATGTAAGAGCATTAAGAGAAAAAATTAAAGATTCAGCACAAATTCGTGTCTTACCATATGCCTCTATAACAACTAGACAAGCAGGTAAAGAATTAGTGGATTTCCAAGCTTTAGCGGATGAAGGCGTGTTTGCCTTTACTGATGATGGCGTAGGTGTGCAACAAGCAAGTATGATGTATGCTGCTATGAAGCAAGCGGCAAAAGTGAAAAAACCAATCGTAGCTCATTGTGAAGATAATAGTTTAATTTATGGTGGTGCTATGCATAAAGGTAAACGTAGTGAAGAATTAGGTATCCCAGGTATTCCTAATGTATGTGAATCTGTTCAAATTGCGCGAGACGTTTTATTAGCTGAAGCTACTGGTTGTCATTACCATGTATGTCACGTTTCTACTAAAGAGAGTGTTCGTGTCATTCGTGACGCTAAAAAAGCAGGTATTCATGTAACTGCAGAAGTAACACCACATCACTTATTATTAACTGAAAATGATGTGCCAGGTGATGATGCAAATTATAAAATGAATCCACCTTTAAGAAGTACAGAAGATCGTGATGCCTTATTAGAAGGTTTATTAGACGGAACAATTGATTGTATTGCAACCGATCACGCGCCTCATGCGAAAGAAGAAAAAGAACAACCAATGACAAAAGCACCATTCGGTATTGTAGGTAGTGAAACTGCATTTCCATTATTATACACACACTTTGTTAGAAATGGTAATTGGTCATTAAAACAGTTAATCGATTACTTAACTATTAAACCGGCAACTATCTTTAATCTTAATTATGGTAAATTGCATAAAGATAGTTATGCTGACATCACAATTATTGATTTAGAAAATGAAAAAGAAATTAGAAGTGAAGATTTCTTATCTAAAGCTGACAATACGCCATTTATTGGTGAAAAAGTATATGGACATCCAGTATTAACAATGGTTAAAGGTGAAGTAGTATTTAAGGAGGAAAAATAG
- the pyrR gene encoding bifunctional pyr operon transcriptional regulator/uracil phosphoribosyltransferase PyrR produces the protein MSERIIMDEAAIQRTVTRIAHEILEYNKGTENLVLLGIKTRGAYLAYRIQEKINMIEQQLVPTGTIDITQFRDDIDHVSKQSFDKAFEIDVDITGKVVIIIDDVLYTGRTVRASLDAILLHARPIKIGLATLVDRGHRELPIRADFVGKNIPTARDESVKVYLTEKDSSNAVIIE, from the coding sequence ATGTCTGAACGCATCATAATGGATGAAGCAGCAATTCAACGTACGGTTACTCGAATTGCACATGAAATATTAGAGTATAACAAAGGTACTGAGAATTTAGTTTTACTAGGCATTAAAACTCGTGGTGCATATTTAGCTTATCGTATTCAAGAAAAAATAAATATGATAGAGCAACAACTTGTACCAACAGGCACAATTGATATAACACAATTCCGTGATGATATTGATCATGTTTCAAAGCAATCATTCGACAAAGCTTTTGAAATAGATGTAGACATTACAGGAAAAGTTGTCATTATCATTGATGACGTCTTATACACAGGAAGAACTGTCAGAGCGTCATTAGATGCCATCTTATTACATGCAAGACCAATTAAAATTGGTTTAGCTACGCTAGTTGATCGAGGCCACAGAGAGCTTCCAATTCGCGCAGATTTTGTAGGAAAAAACATACCAACTGCACGAGATGAATCCGTTAAAGTGTACTTAACTGAAAAGGATTCAAGTAATGCAGTTATAATAGAATAA
- a CDS encoding carbamoyl phosphate synthase small subunit — translation MLSKRYLVFEDGSYYEGYQLGSDELSIGEIVFNTAMTGYQETISDPSYTGQIITFTYPLIGNYGINRDDFESLTPTLNGVVVKEASTHPSNFRNQKTLHEVLVQYQIPGISGVDTRSITRKIRQHGVLRAGFTDNKADIESLVEHLKTTELPRDEVSTVSTKTPYVSTGSDLSVVLLDFGKKQNIVRELNMRGCNVTVVPYNTTAEEIIKMSPDGVMLSNGPGDPEEIDVAVKMINGILGKIPFFGICLGHQLFALSQGATSFKMKFGHRGANHPVKNLKTGKVDITSQNHGYSIDRDSLENTDLEVTHIALNDGTVEGLRHKTLPAFSVQYHPEARPGPSDSNYLFDEFITMMNEFIEKERNVNA, via the coding sequence ATGCTTTCAAAACGTTATCTAGTATTTGAAGACGGCTCTTATTATGAAGGATATCAATTAGGTTCAGATGAACTTTCAATTGGTGAAATTGTATTTAATACAGCTATGACAGGTTATCAAGAAACAATTTCTGATCCTTCATACACAGGTCAAATTATTACATTTACGTATCCATTAATTGGAAACTACGGTATCAATAGAGATGATTTTGAATCTTTAACACCAACATTGAATGGTGTTGTAGTGAAAGAAGCGAGTACACATCCTAGTAACTTCCGTAATCAAAAGACATTACATGAAGTATTAGTACAATATCAAATACCAGGTATCTCAGGTGTCGATACAAGAAGTATTACACGTAAAATTCGTCAACACGGTGTATTAAGAGCCGGATTCACAGATAACAAAGCTGACATTGAAAGCTTAGTAGAACATTTAAAAACGACTGAATTACCTAGAGATGAAGTGTCGACAGTTTCTACTAAAACACCTTATGTATCTACAGGATCAGATTTGAGTGTTGTCTTACTCGACTTTGGTAAAAAACAAAATATTGTACGAGAACTAAATATGCGTGGATGTAATGTGACAGTTGTACCGTACAATACAACAGCTGAAGAAATCATCAAAATGTCTCCAGACGGTGTAATGCTATCTAACGGCCCTGGTGACCCAGAAGAAATTGATGTGGCTGTAAAAATGATTAATGGCATTCTTGGCAAAATTCCATTCTTTGGTATTTGCTTAGGCCACCAATTATTTGCTTTATCTCAAGGCGCTACATCGTTCAAAATGAAGTTTGGACATAGAGGTGCAAACCACCCTGTTAAAAACTTAAAAACAGGTAAAGTTGACATTACAAGTCAAAACCATGGTTATTCAATTGACCGAGATTCATTAGAAAATACAGATTTAGAAGTCACTCATATTGCATTAAATGATGGTACAGTTGAAGGGTTAAGACATAAAACGTTACCTGCCTTTTCAGTTCAGTATCATCCGGAAGCAAGACCAGGCCCAAGTGATTCTAATTATCTATTTGACGAGTTTATTACTATGATGAATGAGTTCATCGAAAAGGAGCGTAATGTAAATGCCTAA
- a CDS encoding VOC family protein translates to MFHNKDANFVNGITINVRDKDALKPFYEQILGFNIVNETMTSIQYEVGMSNHFIILNEIANGREPLMSEAGLFNVGIILPSLSDLADLLVQLSDYEIPVNGGEQSVATSLFIEDPEGNGLKFYVDQDFEEWHYEDDKVLLNIVPINVPRLLNEVSDEKWQGIPDDAKIGTLHLKSIRISEVKPYYLNYFGLEESAYMDDYSLFLSSQHYHHHLALNQWISGTKRVDNAHSYGLALVDFHYPETTHLNIKGPDGIYFRFNFIKEE, encoded by the coding sequence ATGTTTCATAATAAAGATGCAAATTTTGTCAACGGAATAACGATTAATGTGAGAGATAAAGATGCACTCAAACCATTTTACGAACAGATTTTAGGATTTAATATCGTAAACGAAACAATGACGAGTATTCAATATGAAGTAGGCATGTCTAATCATTTCATTATTTTAAATGAAATTGCTAACGGTAGAGAACCACTAATGTCAGAAGCAGGCTTATTTAATGTTGGTATAATACTACCTTCATTATCAGATTTAGCAGATTTGTTAGTACAATTAAGTGACTATGAAATTCCAGTAAATGGTGGAGAGCAGAGTGTGGCTACATCTCTTTTTATCGAAGATCCAGAAGGAAATGGTTTGAAATTCTATGTAGATCAAGATTTTGAAGAATGGCATTATGAAGATGACAAAGTGTTACTTAATATCGTACCGATTAATGTACCACGTTTATTAAATGAAGTATCAGATGAAAAATGGCAAGGTATACCAGATGATGCTAAAATTGGTACCTTGCATTTGAAATCGATTCGTATTTCTGAAGTTAAACCATACTATTTAAATTATTTTGGTTTAGAAGAATCTGCATATATGGATGATTATTCGCTCTTTTTATCATCTCAACATTATCATCATCATTTAGCATTAAATCAATGGATTTCTGGAACCAAACGTGTAGATAATGCGCACTCGTATGGTTTAGCGCTTGTAGACTTTCATTATCCAGAGACAACACATTTAAATATCAAAGGACCAGATGGTATCTACTTTAGATTTAATTTTATAAAAGAAGAGTGA
- a CDS encoding low temperature requirement protein A, protein METSYQPRHLQEKSAGFHELFFDLIFVYAMQKMAHVILNVHEGTISSELFLKYIIMSVFLWILWSHQTFYTNRFGETTTKDVIFMMFNLFVLVFLSNSLYPDFEKTFFPFFLCVGILYLSISIQYGLHLTKTKHKPDYKTCQAFALVALIVAILSFVSLVLPKSIHYIPGFLGLFIASTGLIPYRKYLYQSPVNLSHLVERFSLLTIIIFGEVLVGLKSIFSIEHFNYIYIFQFLIVVSLFGTYWLVTESHINLHQTTIGFQLVYTHLLINVALGILNAAVIFSDSHQLSAIFEICMMHGSILLFYIGVWINTTYFHKELKNIKYIMIGAMMLVVSFIISILLKDNQDIMIISIAIANTLVMLLYYKNIKNVQRL, encoded by the coding sequence ATGGAAACATCGTATCAACCTCGACATTTACAAGAGAAAAGTGCGGGATTTCATGAATTATTCTTCGATTTAATATTTGTTTATGCGATGCAAAAGATGGCACATGTCATTTTAAATGTACACGAGGGGACCATATCATCTGAATTATTTTTAAAGTATATCATTATGAGTGTGTTTTTATGGATATTATGGTCGCATCAAACATTTTATACGAATAGATTTGGAGAAACGACAACTAAAGATGTCATATTTATGATGTTTAACTTGTTTGTATTAGTCTTTTTATCGAATAGTTTATATCCTGATTTTGAAAAAACATTCTTTCCATTCTTTTTATGTGTTGGAATTCTATATCTAAGTATTAGTATTCAATATGGTTTACATTTAACTAAAACAAAACATAAACCTGATTATAAAACGTGTCAGGCATTTGCATTAGTAGCATTAATCGTTGCAATCCTATCATTTGTATCACTTGTATTACCGAAAAGTATTCATTATATTCCAGGATTTTTAGGATTATTTATTGCTTCAACAGGCTTGATTCCATACCGAAAATATTTATATCAATCACCTGTGAATTTATCACATTTAGTTGAAAGATTCTCATTGTTGACGATTATTATATTTGGTGAGGTTTTAGTTGGATTAAAATCTATATTTAGTATAGAGCATTTTAACTATATTTATATATTTCAATTTTTAATTGTCGTAAGTTTATTTGGAACGTATTGGTTAGTGACTGAAAGTCATATTAATTTACATCAAACAACGATTGGTTTCCAATTGGTTTATACACACTTATTGATTAATGTAGCATTAGGTATATTAAATGCTGCTGTTATTTTTAGTGACTCGCATCAGTTAAGTGCCATTTTTGAAATCTGTATGATGCATGGTAGTATCTTATTATTTTATATTGGGGTTTGGATTAATACGACATATTTTCATAAAGAACTTAAAAACATCAAATATATTATGATTGGTGCTATGATGTTGGTTGTATCATTTATTATTAGTATATTATTAAAAGATAACCAAGATATTATGATTATTAGCATAGCGATTGCGAATACTTTAGTTATGCTATTGTATTATAAAAATATCAAAAACGTACAACGTCTGTGA
- a CDS encoding aspartate carbamoyltransferase catalytic subunit, which translates to MEHLLSMEDLSNDEIYSLVKKASQFKSGEVNVPQYKDHFVANLFFENSTRTKCSFEVAEQKLGLNLVNFETSTSSVQKGESLYDTCKTLESIGVNLLVIRHSQNAYYEDLEGLNIPIANGGDGSGQHPTQSLLDLMTIYEEYGKFEGLNVLICGDIKNSRVARSNFHSLKALGANVMFASPDEWVDDTIEASYVSIDDVIDKVDIVMLLRVQHERHGITGKANFEADNYHQQYGLTKERYDKLKKEAIVMHPAPVNRGVEIESDLVEAPQSRIFKQMENGMYLRMAVIDELLK; encoded by the coding sequence ATGGAACATTTATTATCAATGGAAGATTTATCAAACGATGAAATTTATAGCTTAGTTAAAAAAGCAAGTCAGTTTAAATCTGGAGAAGTTAATGTACCACAATACAAAGATCATTTTGTAGCTAATTTGTTCTTTGAAAATTCAACAAGAACAAAGTGTAGCTTTGAAGTTGCCGAACAAAAATTAGGATTGAATTTAGTGAATTTTGAAACGAGTACGTCGTCTGTACAAAAGGGAGAATCACTTTACGATACTTGTAAGACATTAGAAAGTATTGGTGTAAACTTATTAGTAATTAGACACTCTCAAAATGCATATTACGAAGATTTAGAAGGACTGAATATACCAATTGCCAATGGTGGTGATGGTAGTGGACAACACCCAACACAAAGCCTACTTGATTTAATGACTATATATGAAGAATATGGAAAATTCGAAGGCTTAAATGTATTGATTTGTGGTGATATTAAAAATTCTCGTGTTGCTAGAAGTAATTTCCATAGTTTAAAAGCATTAGGTGCAAATGTCATGTTCGCGAGTCCTGATGAATGGGTAGATGATACAATAGAAGCATCATACGTTAGTATTGATGATGTGATTGATAAAGTTGATATTGTGATGTTACTTAGAGTTCAGCATGAAAGACACGGCATTACAGGAAAAGCTAACTTTGAAGCTGACAATTATCATCAACAATATGGGTTAACGAAGGAAAGATATGATAAATTAAAGAAAGAAGCTATTGTCATGCATCCAGCTCCAGTCAATAGAGGTGTAGAAATTGAAAGTGACCTAGTAGAGGCACCTCAATCACGTATTTTTAAACAAATGGAAAATGGCATGTATTTGAGAATGGCAGTCATTGATGAGCTTTTAAAATAA
- a CDS encoding RluA family pseudouridine synthase, translating into METYEYTITDSNHVGQRLDKVLPELNSDWSRSQIQDWIKEDLVKVNDKVVKPNYKVKQNDNIVVTEQEVVEADITPENLNLDIFYEDDDVAIVYKPKGMVVHPSPGHYTGTLVNGLMYQIKNLSGINGEIRPGIVHRIDMDTSGLLMVAKNDIAHRGLVEQLMAKSVKRKYIALVHGNIPHDYGTVDAPIGRNKKDRQAMAVVDDGKEAVTHFNVLEHFKDYTLIECELETGRTHQIRVHMKYIGFPLVGDPKYGPKKTLDIGGQVLHAGVIGFEHPVTHEYIERTAELPQEFEDLLADIRKRDA; encoded by the coding sequence ATGGAAACGTATGAATATACGATTACAGATAGTAATCATGTTGGACAGAGATTAGATAAAGTATTACCAGAATTAAACAGTGATTGGTCACGTAGCCAAATTCAAGATTGGATTAAAGAAGATCTTGTGAAAGTAAATGACAAAGTAGTCAAACCCAATTATAAAGTGAAGCAAAATGACAATATCGTCGTGACTGAACAAGAAGTCGTAGAAGCAGATATCACACCGGAAAATTTAAATCTTGATATTTTTTATGAAGATGATGATGTTGCTATTGTTTATAAACCAAAAGGTATGGTAGTGCATCCCTCACCAGGCCATTACACTGGTACGTTAGTAAATGGATTGATGTATCAAATTAAAAATTTATCTGGTATAAACGGTGAAATTCGTCCAGGTATTGTTCACAGAATTGATATGGATACATCTGGCTTATTAATGGTTGCTAAAAATGACATTGCGCATCGTGGATTAGTTGAACAATTAATGGCTAAATCAGTTAAACGTAAATATATTGCACTTGTACATGGAAATATTCCACATGACTATGGAACAGTAGATGCGCCTATTGGACGTAATAAGAAAGATCGTCAAGCGATGGCGGTCGTAGATGATGGCAAAGAAGCAGTTACACACTTTAACGTCTTAGAACATTTTAAAGATTACACTTTAATAGAATGTGAACTTGAAACAGGACGTACGCACCAAATTCGTGTTCATATGAAATACATTGGATTTCCATTAGTCGGAGATCCTAAATATGGTCCTAAAAAAACATTAGATATAGGTGGTCAAGTCTTACATGCAGGTGTGATAGGTTTTGAGCATCCGGTTACACATGAATATATTGAAAGAACAGCAGAATTACCTCAGGAATTTGAAGATTTATTAGCCGATATTAGAAAAAGAGACGCTTAG
- the lspA gene encoding signal peptidase II, which translates to MKKKYYVGISLLVAFLIIVIDQVTKWIIASSMKIGDSYEVIPNFLNITSHRNNGAAWGILSGKMFFFYIITVIILIVLVLFFIKEAQYNLFMQLAISLLFAGALGNFIDRLFNGEVVDFIDTNIFGYDFPIFNVADSSLTIGVILVIIALLKDTTNKG; encoded by the coding sequence ATGAAAAAGAAATATTATGTCGGTATTTCATTACTCGTAGCCTTTTTAATCATTGTCATTGACCAAGTGACAAAATGGATTATTGCTAGTTCAATGAAAATAGGCGATTCTTACGAAGTGATACCCAATTTTTTAAATATAACGTCACATAGAAATAATGGTGCTGCTTGGGGTATATTAAGTGGTAAAATGTTTTTCTTTTATATTATTACAGTGATTATTTTAATTGTACTTGTATTGTTCTTTATTAAAGAAGCGCAATATAATTTATTTATGCAGTTAGCGATAAGTTTATTGTTTGCAGGTGCTTTAGGAAATTTCATTGATCGTTTATTTAATGGAGAAGTTGTTGATTTTATTGATACAAATATTTTTGGATATGATTTTCCTATCTTCAATGTAGCCGATTCAAGTTTAACAATTGGTGTGATATTAGTTATTATTGCGCTACTTAAAGATACAACAAATAAAGGTTAG